From one Lycium barbarum isolate Lr01 chromosome 6, ASM1917538v2, whole genome shotgun sequence genomic stretch:
- the LOC132598589 gene encoding uncharacterized protein LOC132598589 has product MALQLQLLPSMMKNGVFQYPCAIRPFGNRKKVSFQAQATPTRTQRIMEGMAVSGEVGGAGGSYSYSALKRLDQLWSKICSASAVVEEPQKVVSSAPGSFKDSDQDGNWEEMFDVIVCGGTLGIFIATALSSKGLRVGVVERNVLKGREQEWNISRKELLELVEVGILTEDDIEEATAASFNPNRCGFEGKGDIWVQGILNLGVSPVKLVEIVKERFDSLGGVTFEGYSVSNISVYQDAAVLQLKEGKTLFSRLIIDAMGNFSPIVKQIRCGRKPDGMCLVVGTCCRGFKENSTSDVIFSSASTKEVGQSPVQYFWEAFPAGSGPIDRTTYMFTYVDPQLGAPQLEELLEDYWDLMPKYQGVSFDDLEILRIIYGIFPTYRDSPLPAAFDRILQFGDASGIQSPVSFGGFGSLTRHLGRLTTGIYEALEGNFLDSKSLSMLNPYMPNLSSSWLFQRAMSAKKQSNIPPDFINELLFVNFMSMQKLGDPVLRPFLQDVIQFGPLVKTLGLVMLTRPQILPSIFKQVGIPVLLDWSGHFVMLGYYTFLSTFLDPAIRPLIGSFPAKMRYEWKRGLEAWHYGAGLDYKLSPSETHETAKKSDPSKETFSTNSLP; this is encoded by the exons ATGGCGCTTCAGCTGCAGCTGCTGCCAAGTATGATGAAAAATGGAGTATTTCAGTACCCTTGTGCAATTAGACCTTTTGGGAATAGAAAAAAAGTTTCTTTTCAAGCACAAGCCACTCCTACAAGAACCCAG AGGATAATGGAGGGAATGGCAGTAAGTGGGGAAGTTGGTGGCGCTGGTGGTTCATACTCATATAGTGCATTAAAAAGATTGGACCAGCTGTGGTCTAAAATTTGCTCTGCTTCAGCAG TTGTAGAAGAACCCCAGAAAGTAGTTTCCTCTGCCCCTGGATCATTCAAAGATTCTGATCAAGATGGAAATTGGGAGGAAATGTTCGATGTCATTGTTTGTGGAGGTACCTTGGGAATCTTCATTGCCACAGCATTAAGTTCCAAAGGTCTTCGAGTTGGAGTTGTGGAAAGGAATGTTTTAAAAGGG AGGGAGCAAGAATGGAACATATCAAGGAAAGAGCTACTGGAACTTGTTGAAGTTGGCATTTTAACTGAAGACGACATTGAAGAGGCTACCGCTGCCAGTTTCAACCCT AATAGATGTGGATTTGAAGGGAAGGGGGACATTTGGGTCCAGGGCATTCTCAATCTTGGAGTTTC GCCAGTAAAGCTTGTGGAGATTGTGAAAGAGCGTTTCGATTCCCTTGGAGGTGTCACGTTTGAAGGTTACAGCGTCTCTAACATATCCGTGTATCAGGATGCAGCA GTGTTGCAACTAAAGGAGGGAAAGACTTTATTCTCACGTCTCATCATTGATGCAATGGGCAATTTTTCTCCTATTGTAAAGCAG ATTAGATGTGGAAGGAAACCAGATGGTATGTGCCTTGTCGTTGGTACTTGCTGCCGTGGTTTTAAGGAGAACTCTACAAGTGATGTCATTTTTAGCAGTGCCTCCACTAAAGAAGTTGGCCAGTCACCAGTCCAATATTTCTGGGAG GCATTTCCTGCTGGCTCGGGTCCCATAGACCGAACCACTTATATGTTCACTTATGTTGATCCTCAACTGGGAGCTCCGCAGCTGGAAGAGTTACTAGAAGATTACTGGGATTTGATGCCAAAGTACCAG GGCGTGTCTTTCGACGATCTGGAAATCTTGAGGATAATATATGGCATTTTCCCAACATATAGAGACAG TCCATTGCCAGCAGCTTTTGATCGTATTTTACAG TTTGGGGATGCAAGCGGCATACAGTCACCAGTTTCTTTTGGTGGTTTTGGGAGCTTGACTAGGCACCTAGGGAGATTGACTACTG GTATATATGAAGCACTTGAAGGCAATTTTCTAGACTCTAAAAGCTTGTCAATGTTGAATCCTTACATG CCAAACTTGAGTTCTTCCTGGTTATTTCAAAGGGCAATGTCAGCAAAGAAGCAGTCCAATATTCCACCAGATTTCATCAATGAACTTCTTTTTGTCAATTTCATGAGTATGCAG AAACTAGGGGATCCTGTCTTGAGACCTTTTCTTCAG GATGTTATACAGTTTGGGCCTCTTGTGAAAACATTAGGCCTCGTAATGTTAACGAGACCTCAGATTCTTCCATCAATATTCAAGCAG GTTGGAATTCCTGTGCTTCTTGACTGGTCGGGACATTTTGTCATGTTGGGATACTATACATTTCTCTCTACCTTCCTTGACCCTGCAATTAG GCCATTGATAGGGTCATTTCCAGCCAAGATGAGATACGAATGGAAGCGCGGACTTGAAGCTTGGCATTATGGAGCTGGTTTAGACTACAAACTGAGTCCCTCTGAAACTCATGAGACTGCTAAAAAATCAGATCCTAGTAAAGAAACTTTTAGTACCAATAGCCTTCCATAA
- the LOC132600125 gene encoding 22.0 kDa class IV heat shock protein-like, producing MEKAKVCVSMSFLVLALVIAILPLKTQALIPYTHPFFDLMLPQEDPFKILEQTPFTIPKGVDQSIALARADWKETSKEHIISLDIPGMKREDIKIEVEENKVLRISGERKTEEENVEGEKWHRAERTYGKFWRQFRLPRNVDLEHIKANLENGVLKITVPKLAEEKKQNKVISISEEENVVGGEDIKATKAAM from the coding sequence ATGGAGAAGGCAAAAGTTTGTGTTAGTATGAGTTTTCTTGTCTTAGCATTGGTGATAGCCATTCTTCCATTAAAAACCCAAGCTTTAATACCATACACCCATCCATTCTTTGACTTAATGTTACCACAAGAAGATCCTTTTAAGATTCTTGAACAAACCCCATTTACAATCCCTAAAGGTGTTGATCAATCAATCGCCTTAGCTCGTGCAGATTGGAAAGAAACATCAAAAGAACACATCATTTCACTTGACATTCCAGGGATGAAAAGGGAAGATATCAAGATTGAAGTTGAAGAAAACAAAGTGTTGAGAATCAGTGGAGAAAGGAAAACAGAGGAAGAAAATGTTGAAGGTGAGAAATGGCACAGAGCTGAGAGGACTTATGGGAAATTTTGGAGACAATTTAGGCTTCCAAGGAATGTTGATTTGGAACACATTAAAGCTAATTTGGAAAATGGGGTGTTGAAGATTACTGTGCCAAAATTGGCTGAGGAGAAGAAACAGAATAAGGTGATTAGTATTTCTGAAGAAGAGAATGTTGTTGGTGGTGAGGAtattaaagctactaaagctgcAATGTGA